In Brienomyrus brachyistius isolate T26 chromosome 19, BBRACH_0.4, whole genome shotgun sequence, one DNA window encodes the following:
- the LOC125714728 gene encoding NADH dehydrogenase [ubiquinone] 1 beta subcomplex subunit 1-like, whose product MVNFASMLRDHWVNVLVPLGFVIGVYLDRMNDQKLTAFRNKSALYSRELKPGEEVTWK is encoded by the exons ATGGTTAACTTTGCGTCCATGCTGCGGGACCACTGGGTCAACGTGCTAGTGCCCCTTGGATTTGTGATCGGCGTCTACTTGGACAGAATGAATGACCAGAAGCTCACAGCGTTCAGGAACAAGAGCGCACTGTACAGCAG GGAGCTGAAGCCAGGAGAAGAAGTTACCTGGAAATGA